The nucleotide window CCGCGAACTGACCCAGATGCTGCCCGAGCCGGTGGGCGAGGGCTTCTCCCGGATGGTCTTCGCCACCCTGGAGGGCCTCGTCCTGCACCAGCTGGTCTTCGGCGAACGCGAGGTCATCGAGGACGCCCTGAACGAGCTGCGCGCGGTCCTGCGCATGTTGGCGGACCGAGCCCCGTAAGGGGCGCGGGGCCGTATCGATGTGCGGCTCCGCCGAGCGGGCGCGAGCAACCACACACAACCCGCACCCGCCAAAGCACCCCCACCCTTCGAGCTCTCGTGCGCAGCAGGCGGGGTCGAAAGGGCGCCGGCCTCTCGGGGACGGGACGGGTAGGGGCGGCGGGGGCGAAAACCACCCCACCTCAACCCCTTGCCAAACGGATAGTTCAGCCCCACGATAAGGCAACTCGTTTGGCCTGAAACGACCCTCTTCCCTCCAGGCAGGTGATCCGAGTGGACAGTCCGACGGCGGTCGAGAACCAGACCACGGCCGAGGCCTCCACCGCAGGCAAGCTCAAGCCCAACTCCCTCGGCGTGCTGGGCATCCTCTTCTTCGTCCTCTCCGCCCAGGCGCCGCTCACCGGCATCGCGGGCTCCGTCCCCATCTCCGTAGCCATCGGCAACGGCCCCGGCACCCCCGCCGCCTACGCGGCCGCCGGTGTGATCACCCTGCTCTTCTCGGTCGGTTTCGTGGCCATGGGCCGGCACGTCGTCAACGCCGGCGCCTTCTACACGTATATCGGCAAAGGCCTCGGCCGCTCCGTCGGCACCGGCAGCGCCGGGATCGCCCTCTTCGCCTACTGCGCCATCCAGGCCGCCATGTACGGCCTCTACGGGGCGACGGTCAGCGGCCTCATCGCGCACTACGCGGACGCCGACGTCGCCTGGTGGCTGTGTTCCCTGGTCACCATGGTGATCGTCCAGGTGCTGGGCGCCGCGGGCATCGAGATGGGCGCCAAGGTGCTGGCCGTCTTCGTCCTGGCGGAGTTCAGCATCCTGAGCGTCTTCGCGCTCGTCACGTTCTTCAAGGGCGGCGGCCCGGAAGGCCTCGGCCTCGCGCAGTCGTTCTCGCCGGGGGAGGCCCTCGAAGGCGCCCCGGGTGTGGCACTGATGTTCGCGGTCGCGTCGATGATCGGCTTCGAGGCCACCGCGATCTACGGCGAGGAGGCCCGCGAGCCACGCAGGACGGTCCCACGGGCGACCTATCTGTCCGTCGCCCTCGTCACCGGCTTCTTCGCCTTCACCTCGTGGATGCTCGTCTCCGCCTACGGCGCCTCGAAGGCCCCCGCGGCCGCCGGCAAGGCACTGGAGAGCGGTGACTCCACGGCGTTCGTCTTCGCCCCCATCGCGGACCTGTTCGGCGCCTGGGTTAACGACGTCCTGCCGATCCTGCTGGCCACCTCCCTCTTCGCCGGCATCCTCGCCTTCCACAACTCCGCCAACCGCTACCTGTTCTCGCTCGGCCGCGACGGACTCCTGCCCGGCGCGCTGACGAAGATCAACCGCCGTCACTCGCCCGGCGTCGCGGGCACCGTCCAGACGGCCGTCGCCGTGCTGCTGGTCGTCCCCTTCGCGCTGGCCGGCAAGGACCCGGTGCTCACCCTGTTCTCCTGGGGCAGCGGCGTGGCCGTCCTGGGGATCATGCTGCTCTACTTCCTGACCTCGGCCTCCGTGGTCGTCTTCTTCCGCCGGGAGCGCCTCGACACCCGGCCCTGGAACACCCTGATCGCACCGGGGCTGGGCGCGCTCGGCATCGTCGGCGCGATCTGGCTCGTCGTCGAGAACTTCACCACCCTCATCGGCGGCGACAGCGGCACGGCGATCTGGCTGGAGCTGTCGATCCCGGCCGTGATGCTGCTGGGCATCGTCGGCGCCCGGCTCAAGCGCCCGGCCGCGACCGCCGCCGACGGCTGACCGCACACACCGCCCGGCATCCGCCGGAGCAGGTGCGACATCATCGATGCATTGTTTGACCTCAAATAATCGACCTGGTCTGGAGGTCCCATGTCCGCCGTCACCCATGACGAGTGGCTCCACCGCGCCAAGACGCTGGTGGTGCCCGGCGCGCACCACATCGACGGTGCCGACGAACCGGGTGGCGGCGACACCTTCGCCGTCGTCTCGCCCCGCGACGGCCGGACCGTCGCCGAGGTCGCCGACGGCGGGCCCGCCGAGATCGACGCGGCCGTCGCCGCCGCCCGCCGGGCCTTCGACACCGGCCCCTGGCCGCGCCTCGCACCCGCCGAGCGCGGCCGGGCCCTGCTCCGCATCGCCGACCTGCTCGAAGAGCACCGCGAGACACTCGCCCTCGCGGTCAGCCTGGAGATGGGCAAGCCCATCACGGACGCGTACGGCATCGAACTGCGCGCCGCCATCAACACCTTCCGCTGGTACGGCCAGCTCGCCGACAAACTCACCGACGAGTCCCCGCACACCGCGCCGGACGCCCTCGCCCTGATCACCCGGGAACCCGCCGGCGTGGTCGGCGCGGTCGTCCCCTGGAACTTCCCGCTGACCTTGGCGAGCTGGAAGGTCGCCCCGGCCCTGGCCGCCGGCTGCACGGTCGTCCTCAAGCCCTCGGAGAACTCGCCCCTGTCGGCTCTGCTGCTCGGCCGCCTCGCGACCGAGGCCGGGCTGCCGCCGGGCGTCCTCAACGTCGTCAACGGCAACGGCCCGGTGGCCGGCCGCGCCCTCGGGCTCCACCCCGACGTCGACGTCCTCGCCTTCACCGGCTCCACCGCCGTCGGCCGCCACTTCCTGCACTACGCCGCCGACTCCAACCTCAAGCGTGTCTGGCTGGAGCTGGGTGGCAAGTCGCCCAACATCGTCCTCCCCGACGCCCCCGACCTGGAGAAGGCCGCCGCCACCGCCGCCTGGGGCATCTTCTTCAACCAGGGCGAGATGTGCACCGCCCCCTCCCGCCTCCTCGTCCACTCCTCCGTCGCCGAGCAGGTCACCGAGGCCATCGTCCGGCGGGCGCGGGAACTGCGCGTCGGCGACCCCCTCGACCCCGCCACCGAGATGGGGCCGCTCGTACGGGACAGCCACCTGGAACGCGTCCTCGCACACGTAAGGCACGGTGTCGAGGAGGGCGCGCGGCTGCGCACCGGCGGCGGACGCCCCCACCCCGAGTCGGGCGGCAGCTACCTCGAACCCACCGTCTTCGACGGCGTCGACCCCGGCGCCCGGCTCGCCCGTGAGGAGATCTTCGGCCCCGTCCTGTCGGTGCTGGCCTTCGACGACCTCGACGAGGCGGTACGGCTCGCCAACGCCACCGAGTACGGCCTCGCCGCCGGCCTGTGGACCTCCGACCTGTCGACCGCGCACAAGGTCTCGCGGGAGCTGAAGGCTGGCACGGTCTGGGTCAACTGCTACGAGGAGGGCGATCTGACGGTGCCGTTCGGCGGGATGAAGCAGTCCGGGAACGGGCGCGACAAGTCCGCGCACGCCCTGGAGAAGTACACCGAGCTCAAGACGACCTGGATCCAGCTGTGACCCGGCCACTGATCGCGATACCGGCCCGCTTCTCGGCCACCACGTCCGCCCTCCGGTACGCGGCCGAGGTCAACGCCCGCGCGCTGGTCGAGGCCGTCTGGCGGGCCGGCGGCGAACCGGCGACCATCCATCCCGCGGACAGCGACGTCGCCTCCCGCCTCGCCCGCTTCGACGGCGTCCTCCTCCCCGGCGGCGGCGACCTCGCCCCGCACCGCTACAGCGCGGCCGAGGTCCACGACAGCGTGTACGACGTCGACGACCTCCAGGACGCCTTCGACCTCGAAGTGGCCCGCCGGGCCGTCGAGTCGGGCGTCCCCCTGCTGGCGATCTGCCGCGGACTCCAGGTCGTCAACGTCGCCCTCGGCGGCACCCTGGAGCAGGACATGGGCGGCCCCGAACGGGAGCACAGACACGTCGTCCACCCCGTCGCGATCCGGCGCGGCACACTGCTGGAGCAGGCCGTCGGAGCCGGTAAGGCGGAGGCGTCCTGCTACCACCACCAGCGGGTCGACCGCCTCGCAGACGGACTGGAGGCCACCGCGCGCGCCACCGACGACACCGTCGAGGGATTCGAACTCCCCGGCGCCCGGGGCTGGTTCACAGCCGTCCAGTGGCACCCCGAGGACACCGCGCACGAGGACCCGGCCCAGCAGGGGCTCTTCGACGCGTTGGTGCGAGCGGCCCGGCAACACGGCGAGCGGCGGGGGCGGTTGCCGGACCACCCTTAGGGCCTGTCGTCAAATTCCCGCCTGCCGCGCGACGCCATGCACGCACTCTCACCGCACCGGACACAGGCCCACGTACAACCAGTACGAGGGCCTCCGCCCGGCACGCCGAGAGCACGCACCTGACGCCGCGCGGCCCGCCCTCCAGGCGGACGACGGGAATTTGACGACAGGCCCTAGGGCCCTAAGGGCCCCTCACCGGGTTCGATGGGGGAAAGTCCCGATACAGCGGACAGTGGCGGCATGGGACGGTTTTCCCATGCCGCCACTGTCATCCACACCGCCACTCCCACCCATCGCGATCAGCGTCCGCGCCCTCGCCGCGCCGGTCCCGCCGCTCCACGGAGTGTTCCGCCGGATCGACGGCCCGGACGGCGCGCACGGGCCGGGGCTCGCCCGGAACACCGGCCACTCTGTCACTCGGCGCCCCGCAGCCCGGCGGGCGGAAGGGCCCCGGTGCTCAGGCCTTCGGGCGGCGACCGCTGCGGCGGGGCGCGGGTTCGGCGCCGTCGAGCAGGGTCCGGCGACGCTCCTCGCCGTGCTCCTCGACCTGGAGCACGACACTGCGCAGCCCCTCCGCGAGACTGCGGCACTCCTCGTCGCTCAGCCGCCCGGTGACGAACGCCTCCTCGTCGTTGAACTGCGGGAACACCCGCTGCATCAGCTCCTCGCCCTTGTCGGTGAGGCTCAGCAGCACCAGCCGTCCGTCGGTGGGGTGGTCGGCCCGCCGCAGCAGCCCGCGCGACTCCAGGGTGCGCGCCACCCCGGTGAGCGTGCCCTTGGAGATGCCCGCCTCCTCCGCCACGTGCCGGGTCTCGGTCTCGCCCCACACCCACACCACCCACAGCACGACGAACGCCGTCCAGGTGAGGTCGGAGCCGCGCAGCACCGAGTTCTCCAGGTGTTGCCGTACCGCCGAGGCGGCGCGGTAGATGTTGGCCACCGCCGCCATCTGCTCCCGGCGGATCGGGAACCCGCCGAGTTTCGCCGCGGCGAGCTTCTCGGCTTCGGTGATGGATCGCTGGCCGGGCACGGGTACTCCTTCGGTCGCCTACAGATGACTGCGGTCGGCTTCGGCCGGCTCGATCAGCGGGTGCGAGTCGAACAGGTGGTGCGAGTCGATCGGGCCGTCCGGTCGTTCGGTGTCAAATTGTACGGATCTTCCACGGGCCGGTGCCGCAGCCGTCACCGGACGACTGCGGCACCGGCCCGTGGGATCGGAATGGGTGCCCGCTCAACGCTCGAAGACGACCCCTCCGTCGAACACCGTCATGTCGACCTGGACCCCGGTGATGTCACGCGGGTCGATGTCCAGCAGCGGCCGGTCCAGGACGCACAGGTCGGCCACCTTGCCGACCTCGACGGACCCCTTCCAGTCCTCCGCGAAGTCCTGGCGGGCCGGGTTGATCGTGTACGCCCGCAGTGCCTCCGTCAGCCCCACGCGCTGCTCGGGGCCGCTGACCCGGCCGCTGGCCTTGGACTCGCGCAGCAGCATCCCGGCGACGCCCTGCCGCCAGTCGGGCTCGGTGATGGGCGCGTCGGAGCTGGCGCACACGGCGACGCCCGCGTCGAAGGCCGACCGCACGGGCCACTCGTACGCCGAGCGCTCCGGGCCCACGACCTCCTCCATCAGGTCGGAGATCGTCCACTTGATGGCCGGGTTCATGTTCACGCCGTAGCCGTGCGCGGCCAGGTCGGCGAGGCTTTCGCTGCTGATGAAGTCGCCGTGGATGACGTAGTGCCGGGCGTCGGGCCGGGGCGCGGCCTCGTTCGCGGCGAGGAACGCCTGCACCACGGTGTCGATCGCCCGGTCGCCGGTGACGTGCACGCCGAGCTGGTAGCCCGCCTCGTGCGCGATGCGGATCATGTCGTACAGCTCGTCCACCTGCAGCTCGGGCGTGCGGCCGTGCACGCACAGGGAGCCGTGGCCGCCGTCGAGGTAGGGCTCGTTCATCCAGGCCGTACGGTTCGGGGGGACGCCGTCGGCGAAGATCTTCACGCCGATGGCGTTGAGCAGCCGGGGGTCGGCGGTCTCGGGACGGTGAAGTTCGAGCAGGCCCTTGCGTACGTCGGCGGCGGAGCCGCCCATGGGCGCGGGGAACAGCAGGACGCTGACCCGGGCGTGAAGGCCGCCGGTCGCGGCCAGGTCGGCGTACGCGGTCCAGTTGGCGGTGCTCAGCCCGCCGAAGAGGGTTTCGGAGCCGCCGGGGCCGAGGCCGGGCTCGGTGTAGCTGGTGATGCCCCGCGAGTGGAGTTCGGCGACGACGTTGCGGATGGCCTGGCGGCGGTCGGCGACCGTGGGGGAGGGCAGAGCGGCCTGGAGCAGCCCCTGGGCGGACTCGCGCAGGATGCCGGTGGGCAGGCCGTCGGCGTCCCGGTCGACGACACCGCCGTCGGGCGCTTCGGTGTCGGCGTCGATGCCGCACAGGCGCAGGGCCGCGCTGTTCGCCCACAGCATGTGCTGCGAGAAGTCCGTCAGACAGACGGGGTGGTCGGGCGCCACCGCGTCCAGGTCCGCGCGGTGCGGGAACCGGCCCTGATCGGCCAGACACTCGGCGAGATAGCCGGGGTCCCAGCCGAGGCCGACGATCCACTCGCCGGGCTGGGCCTTGCGTACGGCCTCGGCCACGACCGCGGTGATGTCGGCGATCGAGCCGACCGTCGGATGGGCGACGTCGATGGCGAACGGCGGCTTGGACAGACCGTACGCGGCGCCGTGCAGATGCGAGTCGTTGATGCCCGGCAGGACGGTCCGCCCCGCCAGCTCCACGATCCTCGTCGTCGGCCCGGCCAGCGCGCGCATCTCGGCGTCCGTGCCGACCGCGACGATCTCCCGGCCGCGCACGGCCACGCCCTCGGCGACGGTGAACGCGGAGTCGACGGTGAGGACCTGACCGCCGGTCAGGACGAGGGTGGGGGAAGTGTCGCTCACGAGGACCTCTCTGGGTTGGTCGAACAAGGGGGAAGGAGAGTCGTCATCGGGTCGGTCGTGGGCCGAAGTACGCGAGCGCGGCGCCCGCCACCAGGGCCACGCCCTGAGCCATCTGCTGCCAGAACGTCGGCACGCTCAGCAGTGTCAGCCCGTTCTGCAGACAGCCGAGGAACAGCACGCCGAGCAGCACACCGAGGACCGAACCGGAGCCCCCGCTGAGCGCCACGCCGCCCAGCAGGACGGCGGTGAGGACCGTCAGCTCGAAGCCCGCGCCCGAGGTGCCCGAGACCACACTGTCCAGCACCGACGCCTTGATGGCTCCGGCCAGTGCCGCCGCCGTACCGGTGACCACGAACAGCGCGAACGGCGTACGGCGGACGTCGATGCCGGAGAGGTACGCGGCCTCCCGGTTCACCCCGATCGCGAACACATGCCGTCCGGTCGGCGTGTACGCCAGGAACAGTGCCCCGGCGACCAGTACGGCCGCGGCGATCACCACCGGCGCCGCGATCCCGGCGATCCGCGCGCCGCCCAGCCATGCGAACCCGTCGCCGAACCCGCTGAGCGGCAGTGGGAAGAGCTGCTGGGCGAGTCCGCGCACGGCCGCCAGCATGCCCAGCGTCACGATGAACGGCGACAGCCCCAGGTAGCAGCAGAGCACCCCGTTCACGGCCCCGACGGCCGCGCCGACGGCGAGCGCGCCGAGCACGGCGACGACGGGGGACTGGGCCTGTTCGCCCGCGAGCCAACCGGCGACGAGCGCGCCCAGCGCGAGCGTGGAGCCGACCGACAGATCGAGATAGCCGCTGATGACGAGCAGGGCCAGCGGTACGGCGACGATGGCCAGCGCGGCCGCGTCGGTGGCGATCCCGCGCAGATTGCCCGGGTCGAGGAAGCTGCCCGTGGACACCTGGAACACCAGCACCATCAGGGTGAGAACGGGAAGGAGCGGGTGGCGCCGCAGGGTCGCCAGCCCGCGCGCGGCCAGGGCGCGCGGGCCGGGCACGGCACGTTCGGCGGCGGTCGCCGTGGTCGCGGTGGTCATGCTGCTCCTTCGCGGGCAGGGGGGTGCGGGGTGGCCGGGTCGGCCGGCGTGGTGGATGGGGGAGGTAGGTCGCTGTCGTCGTCGGATGTGTGCGTGCCGGCGTCGTGCACGGCCGACAGCAGGGCCTCTTCGGTGAGTTCGGCCCCCGACAGTTCGGCGATGATCCGTCCCCGGTCGACGACCAGGCAGCGGTGGGCGAGGGTGGCGGCCTCCTCCGGGTCGCTGGAGGCGAACAGCACGGCCGTGCCGCGCTGCCGCGCGAGCGTGGAGACGACGTCGTAGATCTCCTGGCGGGCACCGACGTCGACCCCCTGGGTCGGCTCGTCCAGCAGCAGGACGTCGACCTTGCGGGCCTCGTTGATCCACCGGCCGAGCAGCAGTTTCTGCTGGTTGCCACCGGAGAAGGCGGCGGCCGGCAGCCCCGGCCGGGCGGGCCGCAGCCCGACCGCCTCGGCGAGCGAGCCGAAGACCCGCCGCTCGGCACCGAGCGCCCGCACCCCGCGCCGGGCGAGCGTGCGCACGGACGGCAACAGCACGTTGTCCTGCGCGGTCAGCATCGGGAAGAGCCCCTGGGCGCGCCGGTCCGCAGGCACCAGCGCGATCCCGGCGGCGAGCGCGTCGGCCGGCCGGGCGGGCGCGACGACCCGCTCCCCGACCCGCACGGTCCCACCGGAGGCCCGGCGCCGCCCGAACAGCGTCTCCAGCACCCGGGTACGCCCGGACCCGATCAGCCCGTACAGCCCCACGATCTCGCCCTCACCGACGGTGAGATCGACGGGACCGAAGCCGGGGCCGCGCAGGGAACGGACGCTGAGGCGGGCGGGAGTGGGCGCGGGGGACTTTGGAGAGGTCTCGGCGCGGTCGGGCCCGGGGGCGATCGGCCGGGCCCCCTTGTCCGTGCCGCCCCCGGCAGCCGAGGCCGCCGCAGCCGGACCCCGGCTCCCCGTGATCGCCTCGACGAGCTCCCGGCGGCTCTGCCCGGCCCCCGTCGAATGGTGGGTGACCCGGCCGTCCCGCAGCACGGTCACCGCGTCCGCCAGCCGTTCCACCTCCGCCAGCAGATGGGTGACGTAGACGATAGCGAGACCCTGGCCGCGCAGGTCCTCGACCCGTGCGGCCAGGGCGTCGCTCTCGGCGCCCGACAGCGCGGCCGTGGGCTCGTCCAGGACCAGGACCGAGGCGCTGCGACTGAGCGCCTTGGCGATCTCGACCAACTGGCGCTGTCCCATGGGGAGTTCAGCCACCCGGTCGCGCGGCGAGCAGCTCGCGGCGACCCGGTCGAGGAGTTCGGCGGCCACCTTCTCCTGGGCCCGGCGGTCGATCCGGCCGTAGCGGGTCCATTCCTGGCCGAGGAAGATGTTCTCGGTGACGGTCAGGGAGTCCACGACGCTCAGCGTCTGGAAGATGATCGCCACCCCGGCCGCGATCGACTCGCGAGGGCTGAGCCGGGGGTACGGCACGCCGCCCACCTCGATCGTCCCCGAGTCCGGCGGGAACGCACCGCCCAGGCACTTGATCAGGGTCGACTTCCCGGCCCCGTTGTGCCCGAGGAGGGCGTGGACCTGCCCACCGGGCACCGTCAGATCCACACCGTCCAGGGCCCGCACCCCGCCGAAGGACTTGCTCAGCGAGGTGATCCGCAGATTCGGCGGGTGGGCCGCGTCGGCGACCCCGGCCGTTCCGGTCGCCGCGACCGCGTCCGTCACCCCGGACCACCCGGTCGGGTCGGTCATGTCAGCCATGGCGGAGCCCTACGCGTTCTGGGCGAGCAGCGCGTCGATCTCCGCCGTGTCGCCCGTCTGGACCAGCTTCACCGGCACCTGCACGCTCGCGTCCTTCTTCCCGGCGGCCACGGCGAGCGGCACGTCGACGATCGCGTTGGAGATGGCCTGCGGGGCGAGCGCGGAGGAGGCCCGGTAGAAGGTGCCCTGCTTGATGGCGAGGAGCGAGGGGGCCGCGCCGTCCTGCCCGCCGACGAACGTCTTCGCGTCGCTCTTCTTCCGCCCGGCCTGCTGGAAGGCCTTGTAACCGCCGTACGCCGCCGCGTCCGTGATCCCCAGGATGATGTTGAGGTCGCGGTGCTTGGCGAGGAGCGCGTTGGACTTCGACAGCCCCGTGTCGGGGTCGATGGCCTGCTCCTGCGCGACCACGTCGACACCGGGCGCGAGCTTGGTGAACGCGTCGATCATGCCCTTCGTGCGCTCCCGGCCCAGCTCGATCGTGTTGTCGACCAGGAACGCGATCTTCCCCTTCCCGCCCAGCTCCTCGTTGGCCCACTTCGCCGCCGCCTCGCCGAGCAGCGTGCCGCTCTCCCGGAAGCTGAACTGGATGTCGGCGCTTTGGTTCTCCAGGGTCCCGCCGTACGTGACCCAGATCAGACCGGCCTCCAGCGCGGCCTTGGCGATCGGCTCGGCGGCCTCGAAGACCATCGGGAACGAGACGATCGCCGGCATCTTCTGGGTGACCCAGGTGTTGAGGTTGGTGGCCTGGGTGTCGGGGTTGCTCGCGTCGCTCGTCGTCAGCAGCTTGACGTCGTGCTTCTTCGCGGCAGCCGTGGAGAGCTTCACCAGCGTGGCGTAGAGCGGGATCTGGGTGAAGGGGTAGTCCAGGCCGATCTTCGCGAGCTTTCTGGCGGTCGGGGACGAGTCCGCTGCCTTCGCCGAGCCGCTCCCCTCCGGGGCGCTACAGCCCGTGGCGGCCAGCCCGGTCGTGGCGAGGGCTCCGGCGGACCACGCGAGGAACTTCCTGCGGGAGGCGGGGACGGCGGAGTACGGGGAACTGGTCATGGCGGGGATCTCCAAGGGGACGTGGGCCCGAAAGCGGCGGGCGTCCGGCTGTGCCGAACAGAAAAGACCCCAGCGCCCCTCGCTGCCATCCGTACAAATACCGACTGCGCGGCGGCGGACGGTGGACGGCGGAGATCCGACTGGGCGTGAGGGGCGAGGGACGGCGCGAATCCGCTGGGCGTGACGGCCGACGGCCGACGGCCGACGGCCGATGGCCGGGGGCCGGGGGCCGGGGGCCGGGGGCCGGGGGCCGAGGGACGACGGACGAGGGACGAGGGACGAGGGCCGACGGTCGAGGGACGGCGGACGGCGGACGGCGCAGGACCGTTGGGGGGGCGAAGGACGGTGGAACACCGACCGTGTACGCGGGCGAGTACCGGCCATCCCCGGTCACGGATCGGTGAATGCCTTGTCCATCGATCTCCGGCCCTCATATCGTTAGGGCCCAAAAGACCTGCACGGCCTCGCGAAGGACCAGCACGGTCTCGGGCCGGCCCCGGGAGGCTCGGATGCTCGACCACCACCAGATCGCGGCAGCCACCCGCATCGGCATGCTCACCCGCGAACGCGACACCGCGTCCGCCTGCGCCCAGGCCCTGCTCGAACTGGGCCGTGCCCTGCCCCTCGACAGCGCCACCCTGCTGGAGATGGACCCGCTGACCGGCACCTATGTGCAGATCGCGGGTATCGGCTACGACGCCGAGGTCTCCGAGGCACTGGCCGCCGAGTTCGTCTCGACCCCCTGGTACAAGACCGTCCTGCGCAGCGAGATCCCGCCCTCCATCTCCGAGGACGCCGAGGACCCGGGGGAGCGCTACCGCGACGGCTGGTTCTACGCCGAGCGGATGCGCCCGGCGGGCGTCCGCGACGCCGTGACCGGTGCCCTGCGCCACCACGGCCGCGTCGTCGGACTGATCACCCTCTCCACCGCGGACCCCGACGCCTACGACATCGGCACCCGCCGCCTGCTGGCCTCCCTCCTGCCCGCCCTGGGCGTTCTCGCCGACCCCACCGCACACGCCGGCGACCTGCACGACCTGCCGGCGGACGGAGGCGCGAGCCTGGTCGTCGCCGACGAGGCCCTCGACATCCCCGGCCGCCTCCCGGCCCGGGTGCTCGAGGACACCGAGTTCCGCCGCCTGCTGCGCGCCTTCGCCGACTCGCACGGCGCACGCCTGCGCCTGCTGTGGCCCGTCGGCCAGGACTGGTACCGGGTCACGCTCCGCCGCCACACCCTCGGCACGGCCGTCGTACGCCGGGCGGTCCTGGTGCACGAGACGCCCGTGCCGTTGCCGTACGGACTCAGCCCGCGCGAGCTGGAGGTGCTCACCCGGGCGGCCACCGGACAGACCAACCAGGCCATCGCGCAGGCGCTGTACCTGTCCCCGCGCACCGTGCACACCCATGTCGAGCACCTGCTGCGCAAGACCGGCGCCGCCTCCCGCGCGCAGGCCACGGCCCTCGCCGTACGGGACGGGCTGCTCCGCCCGACCGCCGAGGACATCGAACGCTTCGTCGAGAGACCGCCCGGAGGCTGAGCCTGTTTCAGTAAGGTTCGACGGATGACCGACACCGCGCCCGGAACCGGACAGAGCCAGGAAT belongs to Streptomyces graminofaciens and includes:
- a CDS encoding MarR family winged helix-turn-helix transcriptional regulator; translated protein: MPGQRSITEAEKLAAAKLGGFPIRREQMAAVANIYRAASAVRQHLENSVLRGSDLTWTAFVVLWVVWVWGETETRHVAEEAGISKGTLTGVARTLESRGLLRRADHPTDGRLVLLSLTDKGEELMQRVFPQFNDEEAFVTGRLSDEECRSLAEGLRSVVLQVEEHGEERRRTLLDGAEPAPRRSGRRPKA
- a CDS encoding aldehyde dehydrogenase, whose amino-acid sequence is MSAVTHDEWLHRAKTLVVPGAHHIDGADEPGGGDTFAVVSPRDGRTVAEVADGGPAEIDAAVAAARRAFDTGPWPRLAPAERGRALLRIADLLEEHRETLALAVSLEMGKPITDAYGIELRAAINTFRWYGQLADKLTDESPHTAPDALALITREPAGVVGAVVPWNFPLTLASWKVAPALAAGCTVVLKPSENSPLSALLLGRLATEAGLPPGVLNVVNGNGPVAGRALGLHPDVDVLAFTGSTAVGRHFLHYAADSNLKRVWLELGGKSPNIVLPDAPDLEKAAATAAWGIFFNQGEMCTAPSRLLVHSSVAEQVTEAIVRRARELRVGDPLDPATEMGPLVRDSHLERVLAHVRHGVEEGARLRTGGGRPHPESGGSYLEPTVFDGVDPGARLAREEIFGPVLSVLAFDDLDEAVRLANATEYGLAAGLWTSDLSTAHKVSRELKAGTVWVNCYEEGDLTVPFGGMKQSGNGRDKSAHALEKYTELKTTWIQL
- a CDS encoding amidohydrolase, giving the protein MSDTSPTLVLTGGQVLTVDSAFTVAEGVAVRGREIVAVGTDAEMRALAGPTTRIVELAGRTVLPGINDSHLHGAAYGLSKPPFAIDVAHPTVGSIADITAVVAEAVRKAQPGEWIVGLGWDPGYLAECLADQGRFPHRADLDAVAPDHPVCLTDFSQHMLWANSAALRLCGIDADTEAPDGGVVDRDADGLPTGILRESAQGLLQAALPSPTVADRRQAIRNVVAELHSRGITSYTEPGLGPGGSETLFGGLSTANWTAYADLAATGGLHARVSVLLFPAPMGGSAADVRKGLLELHRPETADPRLLNAIGVKIFADGVPPNRTAWMNEPYLDGGHGSLCVHGRTPELQVDELYDMIRIAHEAGYQLGVHVTGDRAIDTVVQAFLAANEAAPRPDARHYVIHGDFISSESLADLAAHGYGVNMNPAIKWTISDLMEEVVGPERSAYEWPVRSAFDAGVAVCASSDAPITEPDWRQGVAGMLLRESKASGRVSGPEQRVGLTEALRAYTINPARQDFAEDWKGSVEVGKVADLCVLDRPLLDIDPRDITGVQVDMTVFDGGVVFER
- a CDS encoding gamma-glutamyl-gamma-aminobutyrate hydrolase family protein, which gives rise to MTRPLIAIPARFSATTSALRYAAEVNARALVEAVWRAGGEPATIHPADSDVASRLARFDGVLLPGGGDLAPHRYSAAEVHDSVYDVDDLQDAFDLEVARRAVESGVPLLAICRGLQVVNVALGGTLEQDMGGPEREHRHVVHPVAIRRGTLLEQAVGAGKAEASCYHHQRVDRLADGLEATARATDDTVEGFELPGARGWFTAVQWHPEDTAHEDPAQQGLFDALVRAARQHGERRGRLPDHP
- a CDS encoding ABC transporter permease; translation: MTTATTATAAERAVPGPRALAARGLATLRRHPLLPVLTLMVLVFQVSTGSFLDPGNLRGIATDAAALAIVAVPLALLVISGYLDLSVGSTLALGALVAGWLAGEQAQSPVVAVLGALAVGAAVGAVNGVLCCYLGLSPFIVTLGMLAAVRGLAQQLFPLPLSGFGDGFAWLGGARIAGIAAPVVIAAAVLVAGALFLAYTPTGRHVFAIGVNREAAYLSGIDVRRTPFALFVVTGTAAALAGAIKASVLDSVVSGTSGAGFELTVLTAVLLGGVALSGGSGSVLGVLLGVLFLGCLQNGLTLLSVPTFWQQMAQGVALVAGAALAYFGPRPTR
- a CDS encoding sugar ABC transporter ATP-binding protein; the protein is MADMTDPTGWSGVTDAVAATGTAGVADAAHPPNLRITSLSKSFGGVRALDGVDLTVPGGQVHALLGHNGAGKSTLIKCLGGAFPPDSGTIEVGGVPYPRLSPRESIAAGVAIIFQTLSVVDSLTVTENIFLGQEWTRYGRIDRRAQEKVAAELLDRVAASCSPRDRVAELPMGQRQLVEIAKALSRSASVLVLDEPTAALSGAESDALAARVEDLRGQGLAIVYVTHLLAEVERLADAVTVLRDGRVTHHSTGAGQSRRELVEAITGSRGPAAAASAAGGGTDKGARPIAPGPDRAETSPKSPAPTPARLSVRSLRGPGFGPVDLTVGEGEIVGLYGLIGSGRTRVLETLFGRRRASGGTVRVGERVVAPARPADALAAGIALVPADRRAQGLFPMLTAQDNVLLPSVRTLARRGVRALGAERRVFGSLAEAVGLRPARPGLPAAAFSGGNQQKLLLGRWINEARKVDVLLLDEPTQGVDVGARQEIYDVVSTLARQRGTAVLFASSDPEEAATLAHRCLVVDRGRIIAELSGAELTEEALLSAVHDAGTHTSDDDSDLPPPSTTPADPATPHPPAREGAA
- a CDS encoding APC family permease yields the protein MDSPTAVENQTTAEASTAGKLKPNSLGVLGILFFVLSAQAPLTGIAGSVPISVAIGNGPGTPAAYAAAGVITLLFSVGFVAMGRHVVNAGAFYTYIGKGLGRSVGTGSAGIALFAYCAIQAAMYGLYGATVSGLIAHYADADVAWWLCSLVTMVIVQVLGAAGIEMGAKVLAVFVLAEFSILSVFALVTFFKGGGPEGLGLAQSFSPGEALEGAPGVALMFAVASMIGFEATAIYGEEAREPRRTVPRATYLSVALVTGFFAFTSWMLVSAYGASKAPAAAGKALESGDSTAFVFAPIADLFGAWVNDVLPILLATSLFAGILAFHNSANRYLFSLGRDGLLPGALTKINRRHSPGVAGTVQTAVAVLLVVPFALAGKDPVLTLFSWGSGVAVLGIMLLYFLTSASVVVFFRRERLDTRPWNTLIAPGLGALGIVGAIWLVVENFTTLIGGDSGTAIWLELSIPAVMLLGIVGARLKRPAATAADG